A portion of the Cygnus olor isolate bCygOlo1 chromosome 15, bCygOlo1.pri.v2, whole genome shotgun sequence genome contains these proteins:
- the TNFRSF17 gene encoding tumor necrosis factor receptor superfamily member 17 produces MAHCPNNEYFDNLVLSCKPCHLRCSGTPPPSCENYCDKSTDSGGVLWICLGFGVILMLTLFTLMVLFKWKRLKQLKEKLKNTGSSVELNDVLKANTESSVQTDGIRHSLQSETLMYSVEECTCSDCGLVKPQTGCETSFPLPATEEGATVLVTTKSFDYCNYILGAACL; encoded by the exons ATGGCACACTGCCCTAACAATGAATACTTTGATAATCTGGTGCTCTCTTGTAAGCCTTGTCATCTTCGATGTTCTGGTACGCCACCACCTTCATGTGAAAACTACTGTGATAAGA GTACTGATTCAGGTGGAGTTCTTTGGATTTGTTTGGGCTTTGGAGTAATTTTAATGCTCACTTTATTCACATTAATGGTCTTGTTTAAGTGGAAGCGCCTAAAGcaactaaaagaaaaactgaaaaacacag GCTCTTCTGTGGAGCTGAATGATGTTCTGAAGGCTAATACAGAAAGCAGTGTGCAGACAGATGGAATTAGACACTCACTTCAAAGTGAAACATTAATGTATTCAGTGGAGGAATGCACTTGTAGTGACTGTGGCTTGGTAAAACCTCAGACTGGCTGTGAAACTTCATTTCCATTACCAGCTACAGAAGAAGGAGCTACTGTTCTAGTCACAACAAAATCCTTTGATTACTGCAACTATATTCTGGGTGCTGCGTGTCTATGA